From Candidatus Methylomirabilota bacterium, a single genomic window includes:
- the rpsU gene encoding 30S ribosomal protein S21, whose amino-acid sequence MTKVIVEPDESFENALKRFKKSCEKAGLMSELRKRQHYEKPSVKRKRKTLAARKKAKKRERFFD is encoded by the coding sequence GTGACCAAGGTGATCGTCGAGCCCGACGAGAGCTTCGAGAACGCGCTCAAGCGCTTCAAGAAGTCGTGCGAGAAGGCCGGGCTCATGTCGGAGCTGCGGAAGCGACAGCACTACGAGAAGCCCAGCGTCAAGCGCAAGCGCAAGACCCTGGCTGCGCGCAAGAAGGCCAAGAAACGGGAGCGGTTCTTCGACTAG